The Triticum aestivum cultivar Chinese Spring chromosome 7B, IWGSC CS RefSeq v2.1, whole genome shotgun sequence genome window below encodes:
- the LOC123155932 gene encoding uncharacterized protein: MKIILLLILAPLCVSVTGRLKCPGVPYNGAVATCYHGCGTKLIYDLCIKTMQQGHIDLSPSHKEETTAYAILVLSAAVASTDATSHTLTYQLQKNASISVQERAFYGACLTDYVAALNSLYHTLDVMLPNCFFKGINDDYLSALASLNSCRDRFIGPVMYTSPVYPLVLADRNKALLAYSLGKLLL, encoded by the coding sequence ATGAAGATCATTCTCCTCCTCATCCTTGCACCCCTCTGCGTGTCCGTCACCGGCCGCCTCAAGTGCCCCGGCGTGCCGTACAACGGCGCAGTGGCGACCTGCTACCATGGTTGCGGCACGAAGCTCATCTACGACCTCTGCATCAAGACCATGCAGCAGGGCCACATCGACCTATCTCCGTCGCACAAAGAAGAGACCACCGCGTACGCCATCCTCGTCTTAAGCGCCGCCGTGGCGTCCACGGATGCCACGTCACACACGCTGACCTACCAGCTCCAGAAGAACGCGTCCATCTCCGTTCAGGAAAGGGCGTTCTACGGGGCGTGCCTCACCGACTACGTCGCGGCGTTGAACTCCCTCTACCACACCCTCGATGTGATGCTGCCGAACTGCTTCTTTAAGGGGATCAACGACGACTACCTGAGCGCGTTGGCCAGCCTGAATAGTTGCAGGGATCGGTTCATAGGGCCGGTTATGTACACGTCGCCGGTGTACCCCTTGGTTTTGGCCGACCGAAACAAGGCCTTGCTGGCTTACTCGCTTGGCAAGTTGCTATTATGA